The Oryctolagus cuniculus chromosome 13, mOryCun1.1, whole genome shotgun sequence sequence GGGAAAATTTCTCAGTATTATgtgaaggaaacaaaaaaattaactaaCATATTAATTCACCACAATTTTAATTGCTTATCATTTCAGCTTTGGTGCATTTTTCATAGACCAGAGCTGGTCAGACCAAGCTTGGAAGACTCACTGAAAAAACTCCAGTTGGACTACGTTGATCTCTACATTATTCACTTCCCAACAGCTTTGAAGGTAGGAAACTAAcatcataaaatgtattttactttgGCTATTAGCATGGCCATCATTTTCTTGGATGATTAATTGTCATtgctataaatttatttatttttaaagatttattttatttatttgaaaggcagagggacagaaagagaaagacagatcttccatctggttcacttctcaaatggccattGAAGGTCAGCAGAGGGACAGGCTAAAGGTGTGAGCCAGGAAGTCCATGACAGTCTTCCATGacatggcagaggtccaagtatttgtaccattttctgctgccttcccaggcatattagcagagatctggctaGGGAATTcaggctcaaactggtgctccaataggGGGTCCTGAGGTCGCTGGCAacaccttaacctgctgcgccacaaagctggcctctgcctctgatataaattttagaaacagTTTCTAAGTTATAGAAACTGCCCAAAGCAAGTAAAGCAGTTTAGTTTATTTGATTATGTAAAAGGGGAGGCCAGGCCATGAGTAACATACACATTTGAAGTAACGTTAGGAACTGCTTGTATTTATAGCAATCATTTTCTTCTGTATTAACCTAATTTTTGTTGGTTTTGTCTGAGCCTTTTCATTGGTGGCATAAATGGCCATGGGACAATTATTTTCTCATGGTCATTAATTTTGATAGCTTCTCTGTATCctttagaattaaaattattattaagaaaaaagacCTTGAATGATCATCTGTGATTAAAGTATCTGCTCTTGGAACAAAATGTTTTTGGGGAGATGAGCAACATCCACTATTGGTGGAGATCAAGGCCAGGGAACTGGTAACTTTCCCAGTGAATGAGAGGTATCTCTCCAGAGAGGAAAgatcagagaaacacaaagtaacaTAAATCTAAGGGACCCTATTGCAATCTGGAAAATAGTATTTATTAACATGTATAGTAAATATAAAAGTAAAGAGAAGGTCTGTAGtataatgacattctttacagacttATATGCAGTGTATTTTGCAAATATGGGAGGTTGCTCCACTTATTTCATGAAAGTTTATTGCTATCTCCATAAGTATACTTCAGTGTTTTGCCATGGGTAGATGTCTGAATTTTATGAAATCGTAAAAAATAACTGCTTCTATTCCAGCCTGGAGAGGAGATTATTCCAACAGATGAACATGGAAAGACAATATTTGACACAGTGGATATCTgtgccacttgggaggtgagTACGCCCAGGAGAGAGTAAACAGGAAGTCAGAAGTGGGAGCATCAGATCACACTTCAATTTGTGGGAATGAGATATACAactttggattcttttttttaatttttttttttacaggcagagtggacagtgagagggagagagagagacagagagaaaggtcttcctttgccgttggttcaccctccaatcgctgccgcggccggtgtgctgtggacggtgcactgcactgatctgaagccaggagccaggtgcttctcctggtttcccatgcgggtgcagggcccaagcacttgggccatcctccactgcactccctggccacagcagagagctggcctggaagaggggcaactgagacagaatccggcaccccgaccgggactagaacccagtgtgccggcaccgctaggcagaggattagcctagtgagctgcggtgctggcaacTTTGGATCTTGAGATTTATGTCACCAACAAGTGTTGATGTACtgtagtggagagagagaaaggcgaTACTGGGACATAACAGAGAGAAGAATTGGGGCAATGATGTCAGGCATATTTTGCCCCCCATATACAATAATGTCTTTTGTTTTCTAAGGAGGatgcaggaatttttttttttttatgctgttGCTGATTTTCTCTACTAGCTTTTCTCTTTTGGTCAGTCAGTGCCCACTAGCCTCACTGCAATTTCTTGACAGTGTTCCTTTTAACTGTGTTATGCATTTATATTGGCAACCAATCATGGAAATATTTCTTCACAATCTTTCCTCTCAGGCCATGGAGAAGTGCAAAGATGCAGGATTGGCCAAGTCCATCGGGGTATCCAGCTTCAACCACAGGCAGCCGGAGATGATTCTGGACAAGCCAGGGCTCAAGTACAAGCCTGTCTACAACCAGGTGAGGACTCTCAGCCTCTTCTCCATTTGTTATTATCCTCTTCTCATACTACTGCCACGTGTCTAGTTGTCCTCCACTCCTGTTAAACTTACTTTGTGTAACCGAAGATTCTATCAGCTGAACCTCTGTATGGAAGGGTATGGATGAGTCTCCATTgtctctacattttttaaaggatgactagaaaaagaaaatgtgatatatatacacaacagaatactacttagccataaaaagaatgaaatcctgccttttgacatcaaataaatgtaactggagaccattatgcttagtgaaaaacACCagtccccccccaaaaaaaacccagcaaatatcatatgttttctctgatatgcaaTTTTtcatatagaatacaaaaaaaccccaaagtataagaatgaaactgatatGTTTTGATTGTTGTATGTAGCCCTTGTCTGTAACCCTGTGTAACAGtaatcttcctactttttacttgtttcaACAGGGTTCACATTGTGGTTAGTGGTACAATAAGCCTGCAATTATAGAGTAAATTAAAAGCATGCTATTGTGaatattaaagggaaaaaaagaaagaaaggaaggaaggaaggaggagggattgAGGAATAAAGGTAGTGAGGGATGTAAGTGTGGTTATCTTCTTATAATTGtcttaagggaaagggtttattgagaGGGAAAccagacagactggagggaagagacaaagaaggaaaagagggagaagagcatgagagagagatcaagagacagagagagagagattgagaaagagcaagcaagagtatcttcttataattgtatctacaaaatacatgaaatctg is a genomic window containing:
- the LOC103352169 gene encoding prostaglandin-E(2) 9-reductase, encoding MDPKFQRVALSDGHFIPILEFGTYAPVKLWCIFHRPELVRPSLEDSLKKLQLDYVDLYIIHFPTALKPGEEIIPTDEHGKTIFDTVDICATWEAMEKCKDAGLAKSIGVSSFNHRQPEMILDKPGLKYKPVYNQVRTLSLFSICYYPLLILLPRV